In Candidatus Neomarinimicrobiota bacterium, the sequence GCGGATGAGTTAGCGCAGGCCGGGCTGTCACCGTTTCAGGTGGCTTCCCTGGATCTAATCGGAGACTGGTCGGTATTCCACCTGCTGCAGCTGGCCTGGCTGCTGCCTTTCGCGGCCTATTTCATGTTTGTGTCCACAGTGACCCGCAGCCGGCCGCTCCTGGTGGGTGTGGGGGTGCCGCTATTGCTGGGTCTCCTCTGGAGGTTTCTGGTGGGCGATAACGCCCTGCTGAGGGAACTCACTGCCAATCTCGGTGTGATCGGTGAAATCCTTAAAGCGGAGTGGCTGGAAACCACCGATATCGCCTCCGGCGAGCCTATCGAGCTATTCGGCTCCTTCTCCCATTACATCTTGAGCCTGCGCACGGTGATCTCCCTGCTGATAGCGGGGGGTTTTTTCGGTCTGACTTTCTTCGCTTATCGTAAGAATCTGCCAGTTTCCTAACAATTCAGGGAAGGCACGGCGGCCTTAGCGCGGCGACACTTCGGACGGCTGTGGAGTGGATGGGTGGAAGGGACCTACCTGGCGATACTTGCCATTGCCACGGTGCTATTGGCGCTGCACTACGATGCCTCCCGTAATTGGATAGGGGGAATCTTATACGTAAACGCGCTGGACCCCTCCATCTGGGTGGAGCGCAGGGATGGGTTGGGCTTTACACTGAATTTCGGTCAATGGATGGCCTGGTTGTGGCTGGCGCTCCTGCTATCTATCCCAGGCTTCATCAGTCTGCTTTCGATATTCTTCAGCAATAGTTAATTTTTGAGCCATCTTTCAAAGGAGTAACGATGGCTAATACAACGGGGAATTTATCTCTAGTTCGGCGACTTATAGGCGTGTTTGGCGCCCCGCGGGCAACTTTCACGGCCCTTTCACAGTCTATAGGAGCGTTGGACCTGGTAGTGCCCCTGCTCATTCTCCTGGTCCTTTCGCTGGCTGGCCAGGCCTTTGTCGGGCCCCTGGCCTTCGAAGAACAGCAGCAGCGGATTCTCCAGCGGGAGGACTTACCCGATGACCAGAAGGATGCCCTTCTAGAGCGCATGGAGAGGAGTCTGAGCAGTCCGACGCGCTATCTGATGGGTGGGGCAACCGTCATCGTCTGGTACGCTATT encodes:
- a CDS encoding DUF5808 domain-containing protein; the encoded protein is MEGTYLAILAIATVLLALHYDASRNWIGGILYVNALDPSIWVERRDGLGFTLNFGQWMAWLWLALLLSIPGFISLLSIFFSNS